A portion of the Paenibacillus sp. PvR098 genome contains these proteins:
- a CDS encoding YfhD family protein, with protein MNAKNNAQNELPIAKNEDVEFSSELADAEDMEANRRAEAADSRQEKDRG; from the coding sequence ATGAATGCAAAGAACAATGCACAAAATGAACTGCCCATAGCCAAAAACGAGGACGTTGAATTCTCAAGCGAGCTGGCAGATGCCGAAGACATGGAGGCCAACCGCCGCGCCGAAGCAGCCGACAGCCGTCAGGAAAAGGATCGAGGGTAG
- the prmA gene encoding 50S ribosomal protein L11 methyltransferase has product MRWHEVTVHTTEEAIEMISNFIHELGAGGVSIEESGTLNKQRDTSFGQLYEHPLNNIPEGRAVIKGYFSEGTDMEVILRELKLSVELLSGYDIDTGEPTYELKDVDDEDWADAWKQYFKPLRITDRLTIKPTWEDYIPGPDELILELDPGMAFGTGTHATTALCLKTLEGVIEGGEDVIDVGTGSGVLAIAAAKLGAGHVLALDLDPVAVYSATENVRLNGLDQQITVKLSDLLQVINESRSNSAEGPLGVKLPVQVVVANILAEIILMFVDDVYEVLESGGSYIVSGIIKAKQESVEEALTAAGFVMTERHEDQDWVVLIARKP; this is encoded by the coding sequence ATGCGATGGCATGAAGTGACGGTTCACACAACCGAAGAAGCGATCGAAATGATCTCGAATTTTATACATGAGCTGGGAGCCGGCGGAGTATCAATTGAGGAGTCGGGCACGCTGAACAAGCAGAGGGATACCTCATTTGGACAGTTGTACGAGCATCCGCTGAACAATATTCCCGAAGGACGCGCCGTCATTAAGGGGTATTTTTCCGAAGGTACGGATATGGAGGTCATTCTGCGGGAGCTGAAGCTTTCCGTGGAGCTGCTGAGCGGATACGATATCGATACCGGCGAACCAACGTATGAGCTGAAGGACGTAGATGACGAAGACTGGGCTGATGCCTGGAAGCAGTACTTTAAGCCGCTTCGCATCACTGACCGGTTGACGATCAAGCCGACCTGGGAGGATTACATACCCGGACCGGACGAGCTGATCTTAGAGCTTGATCCAGGCATGGCGTTCGGTACGGGAACGCATGCTACAACCGCGCTTTGTCTAAAGACGCTCGAAGGCGTCATTGAAGGCGGAGAAGACGTGATTGATGTCGGAACAGGCTCCGGCGTGCTGGCGATTGCCGCGGCCAAGCTGGGAGCAGGTCACGTGCTCGCGCTGGATCTCGATCCTGTCGCCGTCTACAGCGCAACGGAGAATGTCAGGTTGAATGGGTTGGACCAGCAAATTACTGTGAAGCTGAGCGATTTGCTTCAGGTGATCAATGAGAGCCGCTCCAATAGTGCAGAAGGTCCGCTTGGGGTGAAGCTGCCTGTACAGGTGGTTGTTGCTAACATTCTGGCGGAAATTATTTTGATGTTCGTTGACGATGTGTATGAAGTGCTGGAATCGGGTGGAAGCTACATCGTATCCGGCATAATTAAAGCGAAGCAGGAGTCGGTGGAGGAGGCTTTGACGGCCGCCGGTTTTGTCATGACGGAGCGTCATGAGGATCAGGATTGGGTCGTGCTCATCGCAAGAAAGCCGTAG